The following are encoded in a window of Actinomyces oris genomic DNA:
- a CDS encoding pyridoxal phosphate-dependent aminotransferase, with amino-acid sequence MTPAPTHRVSARLSAIAPSATLAVDAKAKALKAAGRPVIGFGAGEPDFPTPDYIVEAAVAAAKDPANHKYSPAKGLPVLREAIAAKTLRDSGYEVSPDDILVTNGGKQAVFQAFAALVDPGDEVLLPAPYWTTYPEAVALAGGTTVEVFAGADQDYKVSVDQLEAARTERTKVLLLCSPSNPTGSVYTPEELTAIGQWALEHGIWVITDEIYEHLLYDGAQTAHVVKLVPELADQTIVLNGVAKTYAMTGWRVGWMIAPSDVIKAATNFQSHLTSNVANVSQRAALAAVSGDLTAVEQMRTAFDRRRRTMVEMLSQIEGLTVPVPRGAFYAYPSIEGLVGRTLRGTTIDSSATLAALILEHAEVAVVPGEAFGPSGFVRLSYALGDDDLVEGVGRVQKLLAEVE; translated from the coding sequence GTGACACCTGCACCCACGCACCGCGTTTCCGCCCGACTGTCCGCCATCGCCCCCTCCGCCACCCTGGCCGTCGACGCCAAGGCCAAGGCCCTCAAGGCCGCCGGCCGCCCCGTCATCGGCTTCGGCGCCGGAGAGCCCGACTTCCCCACCCCCGACTACATCGTTGAAGCCGCCGTCGCCGCCGCGAAGGACCCGGCCAACCACAAGTACTCCCCCGCCAAGGGCCTGCCGGTCCTGCGCGAGGCCATCGCCGCCAAGACGCTGCGCGACTCCGGCTACGAGGTCTCCCCCGACGACATCCTGGTCACCAACGGCGGCAAGCAGGCCGTCTTCCAGGCCTTCGCCGCACTCGTCGACCCCGGCGACGAGGTCCTCCTGCCCGCGCCCTACTGGACCACCTACCCCGAGGCCGTCGCCCTGGCCGGGGGCACCACGGTCGAGGTCTTCGCCGGGGCCGACCAGGACTACAAGGTCAGCGTTGACCAGCTCGAAGCCGCCCGCACCGAGCGCACCAAGGTGCTGCTGCTGTGCTCGCCGTCGAACCCGACCGGCTCGGTCTACACGCCCGAGGAGCTCACCGCCATCGGCCAGTGGGCCCTGGAGCACGGGATCTGGGTCATCACCGACGAGATCTACGAACACCTCCTCTACGACGGCGCCCAGACCGCGCACGTCGTCAAGCTGGTTCCCGAGCTGGCCGACCAGACGATCGTCCTCAACGGCGTGGCCAAGACCTACGCCATGACCGGATGGCGCGTGGGCTGGATGATCGCTCCCAGCGACGTCATCAAGGCGGCCACGAACTTCCAGTCGCACCTGACCTCCAACGTCGCCAACGTCTCGCAGCGCGCGGCGCTGGCGGCCGTCAGCGGCGACCTGACCGCCGTCGAGCAGATGCGCACCGCCTTCGACCGGCGCCGGCGCACGATGGTGGAGATGCTCTCGCAGATCGAGGGGCTGACCGTGCCCGTTCCCCGCGGCGCCTTCTACGCCTACCCCAGCATCGAGGGGCTCGTGGGACGCACGCTGCGCGGCACCACGATCGACAGCTCAGCCACGCTGGCTGCGCTCATCCTCGAGCACGCCGAGGTCGCCGTCGTTCCCGGTGAGGCCTTCGGTCCCTCGGGCTTCGTGCGGCTGTCCTACGCGCTGGGCGACGACGACCTGGTCGAGGGCGTGGGCCGCGTCCAGAAGCTGCTGGCCGAGGTCGAGTAG